gatgattgatgaagcatatgtatggactatgttggatgttgaatgtgttggactatgttggatgttgaatgtgttggaccttatgtatgtatggatgttgaatgaatgtgtatGTCGGTGTGGTCATTTGTTATGTGAAATTCTGTATGCTCATGTATTTTGTGTATTATGTGTTATGTGTATGCTCAGTTAACTGTTTTTTGGTGAACCCAGGAGCTCGGCGTCAATTGAACACACACCGAGTGTGGGCACCTTGGCGTTTAGTCAATTGACGCTGACCCCTGGTGCATACTGGAATCCTTTGCCTTGAAGCGacgaggtgcccaagctcggcgttCCGTAAATTGACGCCGAGCCTTTAATctcggcgtgggccgactcagCGCCGAGGTTCGGCCCAAACCTAGTGCGGGCCATGGTGatccctagggttggcgtgggccgacttgacgccgagcctcagcccaacacTTCACGTAAacggccgagccaaaccctagggttggcgtgggccgaatCAACGCCTTGGTCATCTACCTCGGCGTCGTCCGACTTGACGCCGAGCCTATAAATCATAAAAAAGAATGAATAAAGTATTAAAGACAGAGGTCTTCCAAACCTTTGGTATAGGTTgaaatcctatttgcatgattcaaatgaaaaatctttctcaacgattcctcttctactaacacgagttatactaataagagtggacatgctatatttatgtttgtatgtttgttcctgcaggaaaaaccgaaggttggttcgatttcaatcccctatttttagagagagtcaaatctttttttcagtttgggaatcaaccatagtacatgaaacttagagataggtaaactgcaatttatgaaatagcgaatgcacaacgattacactcacatcaaaactaacaatggcatgtcgcaaactaaacctagcatgccttaggggattgaaagaaacaagtgatacagacgTTGCAAAGGTACTACGATTACAcactcacatgaaaactaacaatggcatgttgcaaactaaacctagcatgccttaggagattgaaaagaacaactcatacaagcattccacattcggattgactaacaaaggttggtcctaataatgctgccacatattgaactgagttgcgccttccccatagtatcctccagctgacggcggcggtggcggtggagaaggaggcccgtccttcttatggtacgggcactcgcagtacggattattgcatagtgcctcctctgcatcattgctgttgtcgtcgtccgacttgtccctgttaccacttccagggccatactctaggtgcaaagatgcgtccctgtagatatgtgatgtactgttgatggggatagataggaggagggtcgacccatctagtgaagccacagttatctggacagcttgaatcctgaaaacccatctaccaataagtactactacaaaccaaatgcaaatctaaaaaaggagagagttcaaaggaaatacaaatcctcgcgggcatctgaagaaacgacggcctccaccgtcacagtcgttgtacatctgcacaacgcaatccaaaccgtggcggcattttggccaatcttcaatgcgcttgtcgtatgatctaagaggtctctcacgggtgaagtcactcttcctctccaaaggaaattcctctattggttcttcaaaagaatcaggacccagagaaccctcccacacaatcggaggtcccttcctcaccccctttcctctccctccgccgaaaccctttccactcgaggaacctccgctcgacatttgctaaaactaaaccagaaaacaagttgtgtggatgtggagcaagacatggagcactatatatagagatgaaggcaggttcaccatgaatgctacttgacaaaaaacttgtgtgcgtactcatttattgaatctgcaaaggctagatgcttcatctgaaaagcctacaaccatgactggtcatttcatctgaaaaggctacacctgtgttttgtcacttcatctaaatgcagtacatcactctgatattaattcattgcgtatacggatacaacagtaaacgaatctaggcttttcagtgagttttcaaatagacttttcattgactacaacagtacttgtagccctttcagtgactgcaacagcacaagtagccttttcagtgatacaaacagtagcactacagtcctaggatagttaacgaagtacagggcataagaccatctgaaataaaagcatagtagcattacaacataataaaaaaagtccagggaataagttcatctgaaataaaagcagagtgcattacaacatagtaaaaaaagtccagggctacacgacatcgctcatgaataaaccaaatacctactgagtgcaacgaggccactttcccttcctctgggcatcgggattctcctccatcgctgccttcgctcggcgcacacgctcaagcttcttctccctctccgccctagtacgcagcaacacgcctcctttcctcctcttccttatgctccttttctatagcctcctgtctgcgtctctgctcaaacctctccttaacctccgcatcccactccttcaggccttctagatgctgcttgtccgactccttgatctcagtgtcaatccactgctcaaagtcacacagtggtggaacggtctgcaagaaaaacaaattgttacaaaacaaataaataagcaatacttaatatcacaagaaattaattaacacacaataaaaattcctcacaaacgatgcacggcgctgttgctttgtaggttcccatgcataattgggacacatccagtacctctgtctatatgtttcctcatcttcagagatgtctaccttgcaaggatcaccacaaaagcacattggtcgaggaacaccttcagggagaggctttaggtcgtagggatttgccctctggcgaccatagctacaattgaaagaatttagtcatattaacggagaaccaaacctaaacctagggttttctatttgttgcacaaataatgaataaacattgggattaccttggaatacgagctttaccacgccttggcatcctaacattacgtagaaaaaaaatcaatccaaagtaccttgcaacgaatgtaaagctactaacactaaatcaccatacctcccaaataagcttttcattacaaaccctaagcaaatttgaatcccaacaaacacaaaatttaactcaatgattataaaccagaacatatacaacaacaacaacaacaatcatacatttgggtcattcaatcatttgaaccaccaaacattgcacgaatgacatgaacatgaaccaaacctataatgccaagttaaaaaacaaccgaatctaaatggatgaaatgaaagaggggaaagaggagtaccttggcaaaacgccttggtcataaaaaattgaaatgtaatgaccaacaaataactaaaatacatactaaccctaatgaccaacaaataactaaccctaatgacacctacaataaacaaagaaccctaatgaccaaaataactagaaaccaaactaacctaacatgttcagcacataaaacagttaaacaacaatgcactcaatcatcctaagccatacattttgcaaatgcaaacacacatataccaaaacaccatacacccatgattccacatgattagagacaatgcaagcacatctacgcggatagattggaggaggggagggaccattacctcgaggaagcttcgggagacgagatccgggcacctagggtcgcatttgggggttagagtttcgtgggggccgtgggggatTTGGGAGACAGAGAGCCGGCGgtcttcagaatggagggaggaagaagaagggggcctcaGCGTGGCTTCAAGGGACTAGACCTCGGCGTTGAATCGGGCCGCGCCGagtctggtggctcggcgttaagtgaccccgcgccgagctattggaCCACGatgcgttgttgggccgcctaggccacgcgccggatggtgccaatagctcggcgtgttGTCCcgccgcgccgaggttgggcccgtggcgttggctgacacgacgccgacgtgtcggaccccacgcgccaccgtgtcgccatcgaccggggtcgtccgtgacgtggcaagacctcaaCATCGTGGCAGTCGACGCCGATCCTCATACAtcggcgtcatgttctaagacgcctaaaaatggtctattttcagcaaacgttttggcgtaggtctttttgtaaaaaatgttttcaaaagggaccaaaatacaaaaacaGACCGTGTTTGGCATCGAGTGCCGAGTGCCGAGTGCCCACTGCCGACTTTCTATTCATTTAGGCCCGGTTTGAATGTATGCGTATTTActttaatccacatgtgttggaatgGAATGGatgaaatttagtttaatttcactctaatccacttcaacacatgtggattgagatgaatacatacgTATCCAACAAGACCTTAGGTGGATTAGGCTAGCCAGAAGCCCTTACATTTATTGACAAATTTTAAAAATCCAGATCGTCCTGCATTTCTTTGGACGATTGCTGCTACTATGAAATTAGAGACAGGTCCAATAATTGCTTGCCTCTGAAAATGCCTTTTGCATCTTTTTTTTGAACGGAAGGGTAGGAGATCTGCCGCTAAATTAAGTAGAAAAAATATTCATACAAATATGTGATACACCTGTACAATACCACGGACGATAGCACTTATCGATAAACACACAAATGGTGCCCCACCAAGCGTAATCGTTGCTGAGCATTGGCGCAAAAGCGACATAGCAGCTTTGACTTCCCACGATGAATCTCAACCAAAAACATCGAGACAAAGCAAACTCCACAGACAACAGGCTCGACGAACACATGCAGAaatgatgtgtgtgtgtgtggggggggggggttgtgggGGGGACACTACAAGGTTCTACCTCTAATGTCACGCCACATGATTGTAACACCACTAATTTGGTTGCCATAGGTGGGTCGTATTGCAATCTTTTCAAAAAATGATTGCAATATGTGCCTATAATGCAACGGACTAAATTTGTTGTAATATGTGTGGTTTGTCGTTGCAACAGGCTTGTGCTACTGCAACCATTTAAGAATTATGTTGCAATTAGTTGGCATTATTGCAATGGCATTTTTAAGTTGCAATAGTATTGGTTTTCGTTGCAATTACATGGTGTTATTGCAACTATATTGAatttggttgcttttgcttgtaactattgccacggttattatgggttgcaataatgttccatggtgttgcaattgctagggtggttattgcaacaaGATTTCCAAATGGATGCAATAGCATATTCCTATTGCCACAATTTTCTAGGGTTGTAATAATTTTTTGTGGCGTTGCAATTGTTAAGTACTTATTACAACTACAATCCTAAATGGTCGCAATATCATGTTAATATTGCCACAGcttttttgtgttgctataggctaccgctgatgcaacggcctaaaagtgttgTAATATACAAAATTGGTTGCAATATACAAAATGCTCCACGCATTAG
The sequence above is drawn from the Miscanthus floridulus cultivar M001 chromosome 15, ASM1932011v1, whole genome shotgun sequence genome and encodes:
- the LOC136506635 gene encoding uncharacterized protein; protein product: MPRRGKARIPSYGRQRANPYDLKPLPEGVPRPMCFCGDPCKVDISEDEETYRQRYWMCPNYAWEPTKQQRRASFTVPPLCDFEQWIDTEIKESDKQHLEGLKEWDAEVKERFEQRRRQEAIEKEHKEEEERRRVAAY